In one window of Rhinopithecus roxellana isolate Shanxi Qingling chromosome 15, ASM756505v1, whole genome shotgun sequence DNA:
- the TRIM77 gene encoding tripartite motif-containing protein 77 isoform X2: MASAITQCSTSELTCSICTDYLMDPVTICCGHRFCNPCLCLLWEDTLTPNCCPVCREISQQMYFKRIIFAEKQAIPTRESVPCQLSSSAMLICGRHQEIKNLICETDRSLLCFLCSQSPRHATHKHYMTKEADEYYRKKLLIQMKSIWKKKQKNQRNLNRETNIIRTWKDLGDIMKRNEFLRLAMPQPVNPQLSAWTITGMSERLNFFRVYITLDHKICSNHKLLFEDLRHLQCSLDDTDMSCTPTSTQYTSSWGAQILTSGKHYWEVDLKDSCNWVIGLCREAWTKRNDMRLDSEGIFLLLCLKVDDHFSLLSTSPLLPHYIPRPQGWLGVFLDYECGIVSFVNVAQSSLICSFLSRIFYFPLRPFICHGSK, translated from the exons aTGGCTTCTGCTATCACGCAGTGTTCTACCAGTGAGCTCACCTGCTCGATCTGCACAGACTATTTGATGGACCCTGTCACCATTTGCTGTGGTCACAGATTTTGTAATCCCTGTCTCTGCCTCTTGTGGGAAGATACACTTACTCCTAATTGCTGCCCTGTGTGCAGGGAAATATCACAGCAAATGTACTTCAAACGCATTATTTTTGCTGAGAAACAAGCTATTCCTACAAGAGAATCAGTCCCCTGCCAGTTATCAAGCTCTGCCATGCTGATCTGTGGGAGACACCAGGAAATCAAGAACCTCATCTGTGAAACTGACAGGAGCCTGCTGTGTTTTCTCTGCTCTCAATCCCCAAGGCATGCTACTCACAAACACTATATGACAAAGGAGGCTGATGAATACTATAGG aagaaACTCCTGATTCAAATGAagtccatctggaaaaaaaagcagaaaaatcaaagaaatctaAACAGAGAGACCAACATAATCAGAACATGGAAA GATTTGGGAGACATAATGAAAAG GAATGAGTTTCTGAGGCTGGCCATGCCTCAGCCTGTGAACCCACAGCTCAGTGCATGGACCATCACTGGGATGTCAGAAAGGCTTAACTTCTTCAGAG TGTATATCACCTTGGATCATAAGATATGCAGTAATCACAAGCTTCTCTTCGAAGACCTGAGGCATTTGCAATGCAGCCTTGATGATACAGACATGTCCTGCACTCCAACAAGTACACAGTATACTTCTTCATGGGGAGCTCAGATCCTCACCTCTGGCAAACATTACTGGGAGGTGGATTTGAAAGACTCTTGTAATTGGGTTATAGGACTTTGCAGAGAAGCCTGGACAAAGAGGAATGACATGCGACTTGACTCTGAGGGTATCTTTCTACTTCTGTGTCTTAAAGTGGATGACCATTTCAGCCTCTTATCTACTTCCCCACTGTTACCTCACTATATTCCAAGGCCCCAAGGCTGGCTAGGGGTGTTCCTAGATTATGAATGTGGGATAGTGAGCTTTGTTAATGTTGCCCAAAGTTCCCTCATTTGTAGTTTCCTCTCTcgcattttctattttcctttgagACCTTTCATTTGCCATGGATCTAAATAA
- the TRIM77 gene encoding tripartite motif-containing protein 77 isoform X1 has protein sequence MASAITQCSTSELTCSICTDYLMDPVTICCGHRFCNPCLCLLWEDTLTPNCCPVCREISQQMYFKRIIFAEKQAIPTRESVPCQLSSSAMLICGRHQEIKNLICETDRSLLCFLCSQSPRHATHKHYMTKEADEYYRKKLLIQMKSIWKKKQKNQRNLNRETNIIRTWKVFIHLRSMMISAEYPKVCQYLREEEQKHLEGLAREGRIVFQQLKISQTRMAKMSVLLRGMFEKLKEMSCKADVNLPQDLGDIMKRNEFLRLAMPQPVNPQLSAWTITGMSERLNFFRVYITLDHKICSNHKLLFEDLRHLQCSLDDTDMSCTPTSTQYTSSWGAQILTSGKHYWEVDLKDSCNWVIGLCREAWTKRNDMRLDSEGIFLLLCLKVDDHFSLLSTSPLLPHYIPRPQGWLGVFLDYECGIVSFVNVAQSSLICSFLSRIFYFPLRPFICHGSK, from the exons aTGGCTTCTGCTATCACGCAGTGTTCTACCAGTGAGCTCACCTGCTCGATCTGCACAGACTATTTGATGGACCCTGTCACCATTTGCTGTGGTCACAGATTTTGTAATCCCTGTCTCTGCCTCTTGTGGGAAGATACACTTACTCCTAATTGCTGCCCTGTGTGCAGGGAAATATCACAGCAAATGTACTTCAAACGCATTATTTTTGCTGAGAAACAAGCTATTCCTACAAGAGAATCAGTCCCCTGCCAGTTATCAAGCTCTGCCATGCTGATCTGTGGGAGACACCAGGAAATCAAGAACCTCATCTGTGAAACTGACAGGAGCCTGCTGTGTTTTCTCTGCTCTCAATCCCCAAGGCATGCTACTCACAAACACTATATGACAAAGGAGGCTGATGAATACTATAGG aagaaACTCCTGATTCAAATGAagtccatctggaaaaaaaagcagaaaaatcaaagaaatctaAACAGAGAGACCAACATAATCAGAACATGGAAA GTTTTTATACATTTGCGGAGCATGATGATCAGCGCTGAATATCCTAAGGTGTGTCAATACCTCCGCGAAGAGGAGCAAAAGCACTTAGAGGGCCTGGCAAGAGAAGGCAGGATAGTTTTTCAGCAACTCAAGATCAGTCAAACTAGAATGGCTAAGATGAGTGTACTCCTGAGAGGAATGTTTGAGAAACTGAAGGAAATGAGCTGTAAAGCAGATGTGAACCTGCCTCAG GATTTGGGAGACATAATGAAAAG GAATGAGTTTCTGAGGCTGGCCATGCCTCAGCCTGTGAACCCACAGCTCAGTGCATGGACCATCACTGGGATGTCAGAAAGGCTTAACTTCTTCAGAG TGTATATCACCTTGGATCATAAGATATGCAGTAATCACAAGCTTCTCTTCGAAGACCTGAGGCATTTGCAATGCAGCCTTGATGATACAGACATGTCCTGCACTCCAACAAGTACACAGTATACTTCTTCATGGGGAGCTCAGATCCTCACCTCTGGCAAACATTACTGGGAGGTGGATTTGAAAGACTCTTGTAATTGGGTTATAGGACTTTGCAGAGAAGCCTGGACAAAGAGGAATGACATGCGACTTGACTCTGAGGGTATCTTTCTACTTCTGTGTCTTAAAGTGGATGACCATTTCAGCCTCTTATCTACTTCCCCACTGTTACCTCACTATATTCCAAGGCCCCAAGGCTGGCTAGGGGTGTTCCTAGATTATGAATGTGGGATAGTGAGCTTTGTTAATGTTGCCCAAAGTTCCCTCATTTGTAGTTTCCTCTCTcgcattttctattttcctttgagACCTTTCATTTGCCATGGATCTAAATAA